From the genome of Triticum aestivum cultivar Chinese Spring chromosome 3B, IWGSC CS RefSeq v2.1, whole genome shotgun sequence, one region includes:
- the LOC123069900 gene encoding uncharacterized protein, with the protein MVGAPRGRRRRLQVDNIDESDLFDDMVQEMEQILLNSGEPRESGPSTDNRVNNAHQNQHFRDGSTTASTSGTDDAYVYPLSRNLSEIDSVEVVGAKQRTGDVSFSERMVGVKEYTVYLLKVRSGEDEWEIERRYREFYALYQQLKLFFSEKGLSLPPPWINVEKESSKMFGNASPDVVNGRSGLIQDCLCSLLVSNYPFGTPSPLVNFLSPRTSAYEQSFLKMLFPRSLKRLSSDLHTKDSDCNGALHKDSTSLGKTISLVVEDRPQKSTRQLLEFQHYNCVGCHRHLDAGRTLLQELVQTIGWNKPRFCAYTGQLFCASCHTNDTAVLPARVLHHWDFSLYPVSQLAKAFLDSIYDQPMLCVSAVNPFLFAKVPALLNIMSIRKKIAAMLPCLQCPFRNSIFRGLGVRRYLLDGNDFFALRDLVDLSKGAFAALPVKVQTVSNRILEHITEQCLVCYDAGIPCAARQACDDPLALIFPFQEDEATRCGSCGSIFHKQCFRKISVCPCGKSASTGTKIVALEQSIESNRLSTEFIPPPSFSSSSRFFAGILSKARSDKIWKPRDSNPVILMGSLPDTSM; encoded by the exons ATGGTGGGCGCTCCGAGAGGACGACGACGGCGTCTTCAG GTGGACAACATTGATGAAAGCGACTTATTTGATGATATGGTTCAAGAGATGGAACAGATTTTACTCAATTCAGGGGAGCCCCGTGAAAGTGGACCTTCTACTGATAACCGCGTGAATAATGCTCACCAAAATCAGCATTTCAGAGATGGCAGCACCACTGCCTCTACCTCTGGTACAGATGATGCATATGTATATCCCCTTTCTCGCAATCTTTCGGAAATTGATTCGGTGGAGGTTGTGGGGGCAAAGCAAAGAACAGGGGATGTTTCTTTCAGCGAGCGGATGGTTGGGGTCAAAGAGTACACTGTATACTTGTTGAAAGTGAGGAGTGGCGAAGATGAGTGGGAAATTGAGCGTCGATACCGTGAATTTTATGCACTTTATCAACAACTCAAGCTCTTCTTTTCTGAGAAAGGATTGAGTCTTCCACCCCCATGGATAAATGTTGAGAAAGAGTCCAGTAAAATGTTTGGGAATGCATCCCCAGATGTTGTCAATGGAAGAAGTGGTCTTATTCAAGACTGCTTATGCTCTTTGCTCGTCTCTAATTATCCCTTTGGAACACCCTCCCCTCTGGTTAATTTTTTGTCACCGAGGACATCTGCTTATGAACAAAGCTTTTTAAAGATGCTTTTTCCGCGATCTTTGAAAAGGCTGAGCAGCGATTTACATACCAAAGATTCAGACTGCAATGGAGCTCTGCACAAGGATTCTACCTCGTTGGGCAAGACAATATCACTTGTTGTGGAGGATAGGCCTCAGAAGTCGACTAGACAGTTGTTGGAGTTTCAACACTACAATTGTGTGGGATGTCATAGGCATTTGGATGCTGGACGAACATTGCTGCAAGAACTTGTACAAACTATTGGATGGAACAAGCCCCGGTTTTGTGCTTACACTGGACAGTTATTTTGTGCCTCTTGTCACACAAATGATACTGCGGTTCTGCCAGCAAGAGTTTTACACCACTGGGATTTTTCTTTATATCCAGTTTCCCAGCTAGCAAAAGCATTTTTGGACTCCATCTATGACCAG CCTATGCTCTGTGTAAGTGCTGTCAACCCTTTCCTTTTTGCTAAAGTGCCTGCTCTGCTTAACATCATGAGTATCCGGAAGAAAATAGCTGCCATGCTTCCTTGTCTCCAATGTCCTTTTCGGAACTCCATATTTAGAGGATTAGGAGTTCGAAGATACCTTCTTGATGGGAATGACTTTTTTGCGCTTCGTGACCTTGTTGATCTCTCGAAGGGAGCTTTTGCAG CACTTCCAGTTAAGGTGCAGACCGTATCAAATAGGATACTTGAACATATCACAGAgcaatgccttgtgtgctatgatGCCGGCATTCCTTGTGCTGCTCGACAAGCTTGTGATGACCCCCTGGCCCTTATTTTTCCATTTCAG GAAGATGAAGCTACAAGATGTGGTTCTTGTGGGTCAATTTTCCACAAACAATGCTTCAGGAAAATTAGTGTCTGCCCCTGTGGTAAGAGTGCCAGCACAGGCACGAAAATCGTGGCGCTAGAACAATCTATAGAATCAAACAGGCTGTCAACTGAGTTCATCCCACCCCCTTCTTTTTCTTCATCGTCAAGATTTTTCGCCGGTATTCTTTCGAAAGCAAGGTCAGATAAGATTTGGAAACCGAGAGACAGCAATCCTGTGATTTTGATGGGTTCATTGCCGGATACGTCTATGTGA